One window from the genome of Bartonella sp. WD16.2 encodes:
- a CDS encoding siderophore ABC transporter substrate-binding protein, with product MITKHIIRIASILTAIMSFTTFSAANVTIEHASGSTSISTSPQKVVVFDLASLDNMNHLGIKVIVGVPEGKKPVYLQHFDDARYEKIGTFFEPNYEKIAAFQPDLIIISSRTQSKYKDLSKIAPTIDLTVGNENSLKDIERNITILGKIFDKEKEAEQEITKLNEILAKVRKNTEGQGKGLILMTSGGKISALGPKSRFDILHSSFGISPATDKLIVQKHGQLISPEFIFDTNPDWLLVIDRDAAIGREGQSAAQLLDNELIRRITAWKQNQIIYLDSWSWYRASGGLTGLYEAAQQLNEAFAKSK from the coding sequence ATGATTACAAAACATATAATACGAATAGCATCTATTTTGACTGCAATAATGAGTTTTACAACTTTTTCTGCGGCAAATGTAACCATTGAGCATGCTTCAGGTTCTACTTCTATTTCTACGTCTCCCCAAAAAGTTGTAGTGTTTGACCTTGCATCACTTGATAATATGAACCACCTTGGTATCAAGGTAATCGTCGGTGTCCCTGAAGGTAAAAAACCTGTCTATCTGCAACATTTTGATGATGCACGTTATGAAAAAATTGGTACTTTTTTTGAACCAAATTATGAAAAAATTGCCGCTTTTCAGCCCGACCTTATTATCATCTCTTCACGCACTCAGTCTAAATATAAAGATTTATCAAAAATTGCCCCAACTATTGACTTGACAGTAGGAAATGAAAACTCTCTTAAAGATATCGAGCGTAATATCACTATACTTGGAAAAATTTTTGACAAAGAAAAAGAAGCTGAACAAGAAATCACTAAACTCAATGAAATATTAGCAAAAGTTCGTAAAAACACCGAAGGGCAAGGCAAAGGGCTGATACTTATGACCTCTGGTGGAAAAATAAGTGCTTTGGGCCCTAAATCACGTTTTGATATCCTTCATTCTAGTTTTGGAATTTCTCCTGCAACAGACAAACTGATTGTGCAAAAGCATGGGCAACTCATTTCCCCTGAATTTATTTTCGACACAAATCCTGACTGGTTATTGGTTATTGATCGCGATGCTGCAATCGGGCGGGAAGGACAATCCGCAGCGCAACTTCTCGACAATGAACTTATTCGCCGTATAACAGCTTGGAAACAAAATCAGATCATCTATCTAGATTCTTGGAGCTGGTATCGAGCAAGTGGTGGTCTAACCGGATTATATGAAGCAGCACAACAACTCAACGAAGCTTTTGCAAAAAGTAAATAA
- a CDS encoding ABC transporter permease, producing MKSYWMAIIVIILLSVVSIFVGYSDITPSSLLSGDPNAWLLFWQTRIPRTAAVLLAGMALALSGMIMQLLTRNRFVEPSTAGTVESASFGILFIMIFVPNMPVLGKMVVATTFAMAGTLLFMFLLRQIPLKSTLIVPLTGIMLGYVIGSLTNAIADYEMLLPSLQAYLFGSFSMVLDGKYELLWLSLPLCTLAYFTADRFTVAGLGEDLTNNLGLNYRAVMLWGLFIIALITAVVVCTVGRIPFVGLIVPNLVSSYRGDNMHRSAPWVAISGAGMVLICDLLGRIIHHSFEIPISVMMGVIGSFIFILLLLHWRKRFG from the coding sequence ATGAAAAGTTACTGGATGGCCATAATAGTTATTATTTTACTTTCTGTCGTAAGTATTTTTGTTGGTTATTCCGATATAACACCTTCTAGCCTATTATCAGGAGATCCGAATGCATGGCTTCTCTTCTGGCAAACACGTATTCCCCGCACAGCTGCAGTACTTTTAGCAGGCATGGCACTTGCACTCTCGGGTATGATTATGCAACTTCTTACACGTAATCGTTTCGTTGAACCCTCAACTGCTGGAACTGTCGAATCTGCGTCATTTGGTATTCTTTTTATTATGATTTTTGTTCCCAATATGCCTGTTCTTGGGAAAATGGTTGTTGCCACAACTTTTGCTATGGCTGGTACATTACTTTTTATGTTTTTATTACGCCAGATTCCTTTAAAATCCACTCTCATTGTACCACTTACAGGAATTATGCTGGGATATGTTATTGGCTCCTTAACCAACGCTATTGCCGATTATGAAATGCTACTTCCTTCTCTTCAGGCTTATTTGTTTGGTAGTTTCTCAATGGTTCTTGATGGAAAATACGAACTGTTATGGTTATCTCTTCCTTTATGCACACTTGCCTATTTTACTGCCGATCGCTTCACAGTAGCTGGTCTTGGAGAAGATTTAACCAACAATCTTGGCCTTAATTATCGTGCCGTCATGTTATGGGGGCTTTTTATCATTGCGTTAATTACCGCTGTAGTTGTCTGCACAGTTGGCCGTATTCCCTTTGTTGGACTCATTGTTCCAAATCTCGTCTCAAGTTACAGAGGCGACAATATGCACCGTAGTGCCCCTTGGGTAGCGATTAGCGGTGCAGGAATGGTATTAATTTGCGATCTTTTAGGACGAATTATTCACCATTCTTTTGAAATTCCTATCAGTGTAATGATGGGTGTTATTGGCAGTTTTATTTTCATTTTGCTTCTTTTACACTGGAGGAAACGCTTTGGGTAA
- a CDS encoding iron chelate uptake ABC transporter family permease subunit — protein sequence MGKKKATFLILTTLIVIACVVSSLYMTWNITIYTWTFRLTKLISLLLIAYTIAVSTVLFQTIVNNRLLTPSIMGFDQLYILIKTATLYYLGSLSLSFLNEEGQFIFEALILIVFSISLFHFLFSRNLRGFHLTLLIGVVLGGFFFSLRMFMQLQLNPDQMMNLTDIMFANFNKLNTSLVNFSTIIVLIISLIGWRLHYLLDVLALGQEAALNLGVDYRKSTTTILIFVSILVSISTALVGPVTFFGLLVANLSYELSPQAKHSVVVPIAILLAIICLVGGQFILEQFLNMGGRLSFIIECCGGIVFLALLMKGKFK from the coding sequence TTGGGTAAAAAGAAAGCAACTTTTCTCATATTAACAACGCTTATTGTCATAGCATGTGTTGTAAGCAGCCTTTATATGACATGGAATATAACTATTTATACGTGGACATTTCGTCTAACAAAATTAATTTCTCTTCTTCTTATTGCTTATACAATAGCTGTTTCTACTGTTTTATTTCAGACAATTGTTAACAATCGTCTTCTTACTCCTTCTATTATGGGGTTTGATCAACTTTATATTTTAATTAAAACTGCTACTCTTTATTACCTTGGTTCTCTTTCTTTATCCTTTTTGAACGAAGAAGGACAATTTATTTTTGAAGCGCTTATTTTAATTGTTTTTTCAATAAGCCTTTTTCACTTTCTATTTTCAAGAAACCTTAGAGGATTTCACCTTACTTTGTTAATTGGTGTTGTTTTAGGTGGATTTTTTTTCAGCTTACGTATGTTTATGCAATTACAACTCAATCCAGATCAAATGATGAATTTAACTGACATCATGTTTGCGAATTTTAATAAATTAAATACATCATTAGTAAACTTTTCTACAATCATTGTTCTCATCATTAGCTTGATTGGTTGGCGTTTACATTATTTGCTTGATGTTCTTGCTCTCGGGCAGGAAGCTGCTCTTAATCTTGGAGTTGATTACCGTAAAAGCACCACAACTATTCTCATTTTTGTTTCTATTCTTGTATCCATTTCGACAGCACTTGTTGGACCAGTTACATTTTTTGGATTGCTAGTGGCCAACTTGTCTTATGAATTATCACCTCAGGCAAAACACAGTGTTGTTGTACCCATTGCAATATTATTGGCTATCATTTGTTTGGTTGGTGGACAATTTATCTTAGAACAATTCTTAAATATGGGAGGACGCTTGAGTTTTATTATTGAATGCTGTGGCGGAATTGTTTTCTTAGCTTTGTTGATGAAGGGAAAATTCAAATGA
- a CDS encoding iron ABC transporter ATP-binding protein, translated as MIEINHLSKTYGARLVIDNLYLHLPKGGIISLIGPNGSGKSTLLMMIRRLLPSDTGTINIDGLDIYKTPHDVLAKKLSLLRQDNSLSVRLTVYDLVSFGRYPYSKGRYNNEDKQFIDSAIRYLGLQDLKTRFLDELSGGQRQRAFIAMIICQDTHYVLLDEPLNNLDMKHSVSIMKQLRRTANELKKTILLVMHDINFASSYSDIIVALKDGKAAYCGNPKEIMRPEILKEIYDMDIQVKTINNVPIALYYQ; from the coding sequence ATGATTGAAATTAATCATCTTTCCAAAACTTACGGAGCCAGATTGGTTATTGATAATTTATACCTTCATCTACCAAAGGGAGGAATTATTTCTCTTATTGGCCCCAATGGTTCGGGAAAATCAACCCTTTTAATGATGATAAGACGTCTTCTACCAAGTGATACAGGTACAATTAACATCGATGGTCTTGATATCTATAAAACGCCCCATGATGTTTTGGCTAAAAAACTCTCACTTTTGCGTCAAGATAATTCTTTATCCGTCCGTTTAACCGTATATGATTTAGTGAGCTTTGGACGCTATCCTTATTCGAAAGGTCGATATAACAATGAAGATAAACAGTTCATTGACAGCGCTATCCGATATCTCGGTTTACAAGATCTAAAAACACGATTTTTAGACGAACTTTCCGGGGGACAGCGTCAACGAGCTTTTATTGCGATGATCATCTGTCAAGATACTCATTATGTATTGTTAGACGAACCGTTGAATAATCTTGACATGAAACATTCCGTTTCCATAATGAAGCAATTACGCCGTACTGCCAATGAACTAAAAAAAACCATTCTTCTTGTCATGCATGACATCAATTTTGCATCATCTTATTCAGACATAATTGTTGCACTCAAAGATGGTAAAGCAGCTTATTGTGGCAACCCAAAAGAAATCATGCGTCCAGAAATTCTCAAAGAGATTTACGATATGGATATTCAAGTAAAAACAATCAATAATGTGCCCATAGCACTCTATTACCAATAA
- a CDS encoding tyrosine-type recombinase/integrase gives MPKPRPPHLVKEITRHGKTIWYVRIGHGQRYRVYGTYGTQEFVDNYTLALKEAQNGLPRQIKRTRLMEGSFDWLMHQYLQSMQWHNQAESTKKVKQRILNNISQHIGTCSYKSIEKQHILDAVERRRETPAAARHFLTALNGLFNWAVDNSLLHRNPAFNIKPPKSFNTEGFSPWLEEDIDKYHQRWPLGTHERVWIDVLLYTGLRRGDVVRVGWKDVTDNIIHLKTEKSKFQTDVFLPILPELAKTLETGPIGDETFICGKEGKKLTKESFGNLFRKACNAAGIKKSAHGLRKLAATRAANAGATVSQLKAIFGWTEDDMASLYTKTADRKRLAIEAIKKLQKGAG, from the coding sequence ATGCCTAAACCACGGCCTCCCCACCTTGTCAAAGAAATTACGCGCCATGGTAAAACCATATGGTATGTGCGTATCGGGCATGGTCAAAGGTATAGGGTATACGGAACTTATGGAACGCAAGAATTTGTTGACAATTATACACTTGCTCTCAAAGAAGCGCAAAACGGCCTTCCAAGACAAATAAAACGTACTAGACTTATGGAAGGTTCTTTTGATTGGCTGATGCACCAATATTTGCAAAGCATGCAATGGCATAATCAAGCTGAATCAACCAAAAAAGTTAAACAAAGAATCCTAAATAATATTTCTCAACATATTGGTACTTGTTCCTATAAAAGTATAGAAAAACAGCATATTCTTGATGCGGTAGAGAGAAGACGTGAGACTCCTGCCGCTGCAAGGCATTTTTTGACAGCCTTAAATGGTCTTTTCAATTGGGCAGTTGATAATTCTCTTTTGCACAGAAACCCTGCCTTTAATATCAAACCACCCAAATCCTTTAATACAGAGGGTTTTTCTCCATGGTTAGAAGAAGACATCGATAAATATCATCAACGATGGCCTCTTGGAACACATGAACGCGTATGGATTGATGTTCTTCTCTACACAGGCTTACGACGGGGAGATGTTGTGCGCGTCGGTTGGAAGGATGTAACGGATAATATTATTCATTTAAAGACAGAAAAGAGCAAATTCCAAACAGATGTGTTTCTTCCCATTTTACCTGAGTTAGCAAAAACTCTTGAAACGGGTCCTATTGGTGATGAGACATTTATTTGCGGGAAAGAAGGAAAAAAACTTACTAAAGAAAGTTTTGGCAATCTGTTTAGGAAAGCATGTAATGCAGCGGGAATAAAAAAATCAGCCCATGGTTTGAGAAAATTAGCCGCAACAAGAGCTGCCAATGCAGGAGCTACTGTTTCACAACTCAAAGCAATTTTTGGATGGACTGAAGACGATATGGCATCACTCTATACAAAGACAGCTGATAGAAAACGACTCGCCATAGAAGCAATTAAAAAGCTTCAAAAAGGTGCGGGATAG